From a single Miscanthus floridulus cultivar M001 chromosome 8, ASM1932011v1, whole genome shotgun sequence genomic region:
- the LOC136477236 gene encoding uncharacterized protein, with product MGVLAVVLCSRRRRGRRTDQGSGMDLHAARLDAARHRVVPTSASQRQPRPQQQLGVRDRGRCLPPRPPPSRGETRSGGVGKADEVRGTRDTRLGSGVATREAAPVAADEAAVAAGDAAAAPGVAREDKGKVGAKLGGKRCLDSAEEMGGGDAGRKRGLGLAAYPPPPKRRLVSATRRFPPVYGRAAAAPLAAGNDDSRLVVAQMDGASDALKKTALALSDAKAGSSVMQVESSAEVVSAPIADNGHHGLEAELQRSSEPLRQSGVPSADDLLDTDSQGDAGSAGFARKELVPATRRLLPKPRMVSAVRRFPPGCGRARASLVAGEGSTEVGLPLPEKVVATDCSTSAADKPAMQIVDVPCNATITDRAAQKEKFVEGETAAPKVQPQGSQSCTNVTLHESSACRDGPSVPAISLQSQEKRTSCVVAKDIEVVIKSAGSSANALAQSLSEGPSKEHLVSVKMGRAFSGVAPGASGQGAMKRDKVMSAAQKEVRPAKLIQKFSKIKVKETEHGKCVTTNGSEDTAGFEHQAPTSGKKCLRTDREAAATSRNSFGPKKKGNVKQKSMLPSNVEDDILKALAAHEEKYGAQNVDARSKVKMMRRRFEFIRRAIIRAVKQQSLKLPRIDLAAADLIKKTSGFTQHGPVVGNVLGIEVGDEFLYRVELNIVGLHRPYQGGIDTTRDKYNVLIAISVVASGGYPDQLSRSGELVYTGSGGKISGKKGMGDQKLEKGNLALKNCIRTKTPVRVIHRFNGLNGETPMFTYDGLYNVVDCWREGQPGSKVFKYKLQRIPGQAELHYGSETSHRSKAGITG from the coding sequence ATGGGGGTTTTGGCTGTGGTTTTGTGCTCGCGTCGCaggcgggggcgacggaccgATCAGGGGTCCGGGATGGACTTGCACGCGGCGAGGCTCGATGCAGCGCGCCACCGGGTGGTGCCGACCTCCGCCTCGCAGCGGCAGCCCCGGCCCCAGCAGCAGCTCGGCGTCAGGGACCGCGGCCGCTGCCTTCCTCCTCGCCCTCCGCCTTCAAGAGGCGAGACCCGCAGCGGCGGCGTGGGGAAGGCGGACGAGGTGCGGGGTACTCGGGACACGCGGCTCGGCAGCGGCGTGGCGACGCGCGAGGCGGCGCCGGTGGCCGCGGACGAGGCGGCTGTTGCTGCGGGCGACGCCGCGGCCGCGCCTGGGGTGGCGCGGGAGGACAAGGGAAAGGTGGGCGCCAAGTTGGGCGGCAAGAGGTGTCTCGACTCGGCGGAGGAGATGGGAGGCGGCGACGCGGGGAGGAAGAGGGGCCTGGGCTTGGCCGCGTACCCGCCACCCCCCAAGCGGAGGCTAGTGTCGGCCACGCGCCGTTTCCCGCCTGTCTACGGGAGGGCCGCCGCCGCTCCGCTCGCTGCCGGGAACGACGATTCGAGGCTCGTTGTTGCACAAATGGACGGTGCTTCTGATGCACTGAAGAAGACAGCTCTTGCTCTTTCGGACGCCAAGGCTGGTTCGAGCGTCATGCAGGTGGAGTCGTCTGCTGAGGTTGTTTCCGCTCCAATTGCTGACAATGGTCATCACGGTCTGGAGGCTGAGCTGCAGAGATCATCCGAGCCTTTACGCCAGAGTGGTGTGCCTAGTGCAGATGATTTACTTGACACCGATTCACAGGGTGATGCTGGGAGTGCTGGATTTGCGAGGAAGGAGTTGGTGCCAGCCACGCGGCGTTTGCTACCCAAGCCAAGGATGGTTTCTGCCGTTCGCCGCTTCCCACCTGGTTGCGGGAGGGCCAGAGCGTCTCTAGTTGCTGGAGAAGGCAGCACTGAAGTCGGCTTGCCATTGCCGGAGAAGGTGGTGGCTACAGATTGCTCTACTTCTGCAGCAGACAAACCGGCCATGCAGATTGTAGATGTTCCATGCAATGCAACTATTACTGATCGAGCAGCACAGAAGGAGAAATTCGTGGAAGGGGAGACTGCCGCACCCAAGGTACAGCCTCAAGGATCTCAAAGTTGTACCAATGTTACTCTGCATGAGTCTTCAGCTTGTAGAGATGGGCCTTCTGTTCCTGCAATCAGTTTGCAAAGTCAGGAGAAGAGAACATCATGTGTGGTTGCGAAAGATATCGAGGTGGTGATCAAATCTGCTGGGAGTTCCGCCAATGCTCTTGCTCAATCATTGTCTGAAGGTCCTTCCAAAGAACATCTGGTCAGTGTTAAGATGGGCAGAGCATTTTCTGGTGTTGCACCAGGAGCGTCTGGCCAAGGTGCTATGAAGAGAGATAAGGTCATGTCAGCAGCTCAAAAAGAAGTCAGGCCTGCCAAACTGATTCAGAAATTTTCCAAGATCAAGGTGAAGGAGACTGAACATGGAAAGTGTGTGACCACGAATGGATCTGAGGACACTGCTGGGTTTGAACATCAGGCTCCCACATCTGGGAAGAAGTGCCTCCGGACAGATAGAGAGGCTGCTGCCACAAGTAGGAACTCCTTTGGTCCCAAGAAGAAGGGAAATGTAAAACAGAAATCTATGCTGCCATCTAACGTGGAAGATGACATTCTGAAGGCACTAGCTGCTCATGAAGAAAAATATGGTGCCCAGAATGTGgatgctaggagcaaggtcaaGATGATGCGCAGGAGGTTCGAGTTTATACGCAGGGCTATAATACGAGCTGTGAAACAACAGTCATTGAAGTTACCTAGAATTGACCTTGCAGCTGCTGATCTAATCAAGAAAACGTCAGGATTTACCCAGCATGGGCCTGTTGTTGGAAATGTGCTTGGAATTGAAGTTGGTGATGAATTTCTCTACAGAGTTGAGTTGAACATTGTTGGTCTCCACCGCCCATACCAGGGAGGTATAGACaccacaagagataaatataaTGTGCTTATCGCAATTAGTGTCGTTGCTTCTGGAGGTTATCCTGATCAGCTATCGAGGTCTGGTGAATTGGTATACACCGGTTCTGGAGGAAAGATTTCTGGTAAGAAGGGGATGGGGGATCAAAAGCTTGAGAAGGGTAACCTAGCCTTGAAGAATTGCATCCGAACGAAAACTCCTGTCCGAGTGATTCACAGATTTAATGGTCTGAACGGAGAAACCCCAATGTTCACATATGATGGGCTATATAATGTTGTGGATTGCTGGAGAGAAGGCCAACCAGGCTCCAAGGTGTTTAAGTACAAGTTACAGAGGATTCCTGGGCAAGCCGAACTGCACTACGGTAGTGAAACTTCCCACAGAAGTAAAGCTGGGATCACGGGTTGA
- the LOC136477237 gene encoding pre-mRNA cleavage factor Im 25 kDa subunit 1-like: MGLEMEVMSEAAPAAAREHGLDIYPLTRYYFGARDAAAGVPRGLETAADRALRLKANFAAHGLRTSVHGVLLVELLDHPHLLLLQVRNSSFLLPGGRLRPGEEEVQGLKRKLSSKLSFVDDDQAIEEEDEWQIGECIGMWWRSEFEAIPFPYMPPSFRAPKECIKLFLIRLPMSRQFIVPRNMKLLAVPLSQIHGNAQVYGPIISGIPNLLSKFSFNVISD, encoded by the exons ATGGGGCTCGAGATGGAGGTCATGTCTGAGGCTGCTCCTGCGGCGGCGAGGGAGCACGGGTTGGATATTTACCCGCTCACCCGCTACTACTTCGGCGCCAgggacgccgccgccggcgtgCCCCGCGGCCTGGAGACCGCCGCTGACCGCGCGCTACGGCTCAAGGCAAA CTTCGCGGCGCACGGGCTCCGCACCAGCGTCCACGGCGTCCTCCTG GTGGAGCTGCTCGATCACCcgcacctgctgctgctgcaggtcCGGAACTCCTCCTTCCTGCTCCCCGGAGGCCGCCTCAGGCCTGGCGAGGAAG AGGTCCAAGGGCTCAAGCGCAAACTCTCCAGCAAGCTCTCCTTTGTCGATGATGACCAGgccattgaagaagaggatgagtGGCAG ATTGGAGAGTGCATCGGAATGTGGTGGAGATCTGAATTTGAGGCCATCCCATTTCCATACATGCCTCCAAGCTTCCGTGCACCAAAG GAATGCATCAAGCTGTTCCTGATCAGGCTGCCGATGTCTCGGCAGTTCATCGTGCCCAGGAACATGAAGCTCCTGGCCGTGCCTTTGTCCCAGATTCATGGCAATGCTCAG GTTTACGGTCCAATTATATCTGGCATTCCGAATCTACTGTCCAAGTTCTCCTTCAACGTCATCAGTGACTGA